A single window of Malus sylvestris chromosome 5, drMalSylv7.2, whole genome shotgun sequence DNA harbors:
- the LOC126623494 gene encoding dof zinc finger protein DOF3.5, with product MFTDPTVKQMLQCPPSGQGQFMMMEMKRPWNKSHIEVAPNCPRCASSNTKFCYYNNYSLSQPRYFCKGCRRYWTKGGSLRNVPVGGGCRKNRRGKATRLSQTDSASLSYFQHHNSSSGTEDDPSGNNQPGGSNASDIDLAVVFAKFLNHNSTTPDDHYHDPNLVISSSALNDHDGSQNSSKAGDLVEAVDHYLLEGHQQSQEENVQTFMGINHNDDMNIHEFELQGLPVDEDQVVQDVFWSDDATMSSLASSTASFTWQPMVHLQELDCSLPSDDDQMKISTNLCGDNWSTFDFSGFEVFSRS from the coding sequence ATGTTCACAGATCCTACTGTTAAACAAATGCTACAGTGCCCTCCATCTGGGCAAGGGCAATTCATGATGATGGAGATGAAGAGACCATGGAACAAATCCCATATTGAGGTTGCCCCAAACTGCCCTCGATGTGCCTCTTCCAACACCAAATTTTGCTATTACAACAACTACAGCCTCTCACAGCCAAGGTACTTTTGCAAAGGGTGCAGGAGATATTGGACAAAAGGAGGCTCCTTACGCAACGTCCCAGTTGGTGGTGGCTGCCGCAAGAACCGCCGTGGTAAAGCGACCAGGCTCTCACAGACTGACAGCGCTTCATTAAGTTACTTTCAGCATCACAACTCATCAAGTGGTACTGAAGATGATCCGTCCGGAAATAATCAGCCAGGTGGATCTAATGCATCAGATATTGATTTGGCTGTTGTGTTTGCCAAATTCTTAAACCACAACTCCACTACCCCTGATGATCATTATCATGACCCCAATTTGGTAATTTCAAGCTCAGCATTGAACGATCACGATGGCTCACAAAATTCTTCCAAGGCTGGTGATCTTGTTGAAGCAGTTGATCATTATTTACTTGAAGGACATCAACAATCACAGGAAGAAAATGTTCAAACTTTTATGGGAATTAATCACAATGATGATATGAACATTCATGAATTTGAGTTACAGGGTTTACCAGTAGACGAAGACCAAGTGGTGCAAGATGTGTTTTGGTCCGATGATGCAACGATGTCGTCTTTGGCAAGCAGTACTGCTAGTTTTACATGGCAACCGATGGTGCATTTGCAAGAGTTGGACTGTTCACTACCATCAGACGATGATCAAATGAAGATATCGACCAATTTATGTGGCGATAATTGGAGCACCTTTGATTTCTCAGGGTTTGAAGTTTTCTCACGATCTTAA